A segment of the Streptomyces sp. XD-27 genome:
CGGTCACGCTGGTGACCGGGGGTGACCTTACCGGCTATCTGCGCGGGATCCTCGACGGCTGGAACCGCACCCACCCGCGCGAGAAGGTGACGCTGGTCGAACTGCCGGACTCCGCCGACGAGGTGCGGGCACAGATGGTCAGCGAGCTGCGTTCCGGCAGCGACCGCTTCGACGTGCTCAACATCGACGTGGCGTGGACGTCGGAGTTCGCCGCCGCGGGCTGGATCGCGCCCGTGGACGGCACGCGCTTTCCGCTGGACCGCTTCCTGCCGCCGGTGGTGGACACCGCCACCTTCGGCGGGCGGCTGTACGCGGTGCCGTACGTGACCAACGCGGGGCTGCTCTACTACCGCAAGGACGTGCTGGACCGCGAGGGCGAGCGCCCCCCGCGCACCTGGGCCGAGCTGGAGCGGCTGGCGCGGACCGTCGCGCCCCGGTACGGCATGGACGGTTACGCGGGCCAGTTCCTGCCGTACGAGGGGCTGACCGCGAACGTCGTCGAGGCGGTGCAGTCGGCGGGCGGGACGGTGCTCGGCGACGAGGGCGCGCGGGTCACGGTGGACTCCCCCGCCGCCCGCCGGGGCCTGGACTTCCTCACCGGCGGGCTGCGCGAGGGGTGGATCCCCCGGCGGGCGCTGTCCTTCACGGAGGAGGAGTCCCGCGCGGCCTTCCAGAACGGCGAGCTGCTGTTCCTGCGCAACTGGCCGTACGCGTACACGATGGCCGGCGCGAGCGGCTCGGCGGTGGCCGGGAAGTTCGGCGCCGTGCCGCTGCCGGGCCCCGAGGGTCCGGGCTCCAGCGTCCTGGGCGGCTCCAATCTCGCGGTGAACGCGCAGTCGCGGCACCGGGCGACGGCGGCCGAGCTGATGGCGTACCTGACGAGCGAGGCGGTCCAGCGGCGGGTGCTCACCCAGGGGGCGCTGCCGCCGGTGTGGGCGGACCTGTACTCCGAGCCGCGGCTGGTGCGGCGGTTCCCGTACCTGCCGACGCTGCGGCGCAGCGTGCTGGCGGCCAAGCCGCGGCCCAAGAGCGCCCGGTACGACCAGGTGAGCCTCGCCGTGCAGGCGGTGGCGCAGGACGCGCTGGCGGGGCGGCAGAGCACCCGGGCGGCGGTCGCGCGGCTGTCGCGGGAGCTGCGGGCCATCGCCGACCGAGGCTGACCCCGTTCTAGTTACTCGTTAAGTAACCCAGCCGCTCCACAATCCCTCTTTAACCCGGACATATAGCTGCGGTTTTCGACAGTTTCGTTGACACCCAAATGACACGG
Coding sequences within it:
- a CDS encoding ABC transporter substrate-binding protein — protein: MRWKRAAGRALLVCVLLLAGYAGMGSRPPGTPAAADAAGRGPVTLVTGGDLTGYLRGILDGWNRTHPREKVTLVELPDSADEVRAQMVSELRSGSDRFDVLNIDVAWTSEFAAAGWIAPVDGTRFPLDRFLPPVVDTATFGGRLYAVPYVTNAGLLYYRKDVLDREGERPPRTWAELERLARTVAPRYGMDGYAGQFLPYEGLTANVVEAVQSAGGTVLGDEGARVTVDSPAARRGLDFLTGGLREGWIPRRALSFTEEESRAAFQNGELLFLRNWPYAYTMAGASGSAVAGKFGAVPLPGPEGPGSSVLGGSNLAVNAQSRHRATAAELMAYLTSEAVQRRVLTQGALPPVWADLYSEPRLVRRFPYLPTLRRSVLAAKPRPKSARYDQVSLAVQAVAQDALAGRQSTRAAVARLSRELRAIADRG